DNA from Symphalangus syndactylus isolate Jambi chromosome 22, NHGRI_mSymSyn1-v2.1_pri, whole genome shotgun sequence:
GTTTTTAGGCAAACATCTTTTTACTCAGTTTTCCTTTCCTGTACAAGGAAGCTGAGCAAAATGAACTCTAGAACCATTTCTCCTTAAAATTCGACTTTTTGTAGCATTTTGTAGCATATAATTTAACTCATTTGATTCTCCCTGTCTTGTGGCCCAACGCAATaatcaatatttcatttttcaaacatGGAAATTGCCGCTGAGATGACAATCTTTTTTTCCACTTCTCCATACTACATTCTGCTCGCAACCCCCCCACAGCCAGTAGACCTAAAGCTACAGTTTGTACAGTTTTTAACCATGGGCATTTTGCCCCCTGAACCAGGCCCCCAGAAGACTTTTGACAATGCTTCGGGACATTTTTGATTGCCACACCTGGGCAGTGCTTCTGGCATCTAGTGGTAGAGGCTAGGGATGCTGTGAACTTCCTATAAGGAACAGAGCAGCCTTCCACCTAGCCACGCCTTGCCCAATATCAGGGTtacccagcccaaaatgtcaatagtgccaaggttcaGAAACCCAGAGTTGAAGCAATACACAGAGATAAAATCATATTCCATTTAATTCAGTGTTTATTCACTGGAGGGGTGTATGATAATGTACACGTCTATGAAATTACTACACAGGAAGCAGGAGCATGGGATAGTCTGCCTTCAACATACGCGTAGGACTTAGTCAATGGtgttcttctcctcctccttcccctctggtCTTATTCCTGGTTCCTATTTTGCCCCATGAGATCTTTCTATTATTGGCCTAAGGGAAGATTAGTGGATGATTTTTACTACTTTCAGCCATTGGAAAAATTTTAGgcattaaaacttttttaactggaaaaataaacatcaaaatcAAGGTTTATTCCAAATAGCAGCTAGAATGTTTGTCCTGATTTCtccttgccaattttttttttttttttttttttttgagacagggtctcactgtgctaccgaggctggagtgcagtggcacagtctcggttcactgcaacctccacctcctgggttcaagcgattctcctgcctcagcctcccaagtagttgggattacaggcatgcactaccacacccagctaatttttgtgtttttagtagagatggggtttcatcatgttggccaggctggtctcgaactcctgacctcaagtcatcctctcaccttggcttcccaaagtgctgggattacaggtgtgagccaccacacccgactccTCCTTGCCATTTTCATTGATTcaatggatgttttaaataaacttAGGATTACCTTTTAAAGTCAATAAAATTATTGCCCTCATATGCCCCAACTTCTCctataaaatgtatattcctatttccttttctctactgCATTtgtgctgattaaaaaaaaaaaaaaacccagctggtGCTAAATGAATGTACCATTGGTAACTTCTAGGACGGCGTGTCTCTTCCTGTTCAAAAAGTCAATTGGTGAACCAGTACTttgaatctgatttttttttttcttttgagacggagtctcgctctgtcgcccaggctggagtgcagtggcgcaatctcggctcactgcaagctccgcctcccgggttcacgccattctccttcctcagcctcctgagtagttgagactacaggtgcctgccaccacgcctggctaatttttttgtatttttagtagagacggggtttcaccatgctggccaggctggtctggaactcctgacctcgtgatccacccgccttggcctcccaaagtactgggattacaggcatgagccacggcgcccagcctgaacctgatttttaaaaggtaactAATTTGTCAAAAACCAAAAGAtgcagctttctctctctcttttggttTAATTTTGAAAGCTGCAGCAATTATGTAAGGTGGGGCATTTATTCACTGGTTTATGTCAAGTATTTATACAATTTCTTTTATGAACACACATACTTGACTTGTCATACTTtctctaaaaagtaaaagaagaatcTTGCTATCATGTTATTCCATTGTTTGTCTCTCTTTTATGCTTTGTTAAAATAGATGCTAATGATTTTTCTTGACCAGATAGAATCACAAGGATACGTTCTGAAATAAGACATCTTGAGAATAAATACTAagaacattttcttcttcttaaagTTCCTGCACAACTCCTAAATTTTACAAAGTATTAAGCCCACGGGTGCaatgactcatacctgtaatcccagcactttgggacgccgaggcgggtggatcacttgaagctaggagttcaagaccaccctggccaacatggcaaaaccccatctctactaaaaatagaaaaattagccaggcgtagaggcaggagcctgtaatccaaactattcaggaggctgaagcatgagaatcgctcaagcctgggagatggaggttgcagtgagccgaggttgcaccactgccctccagcctgagcgacagagcgagactctccgtctcaaaaaagaaaaagaaaaagaaaaaaactccacaAAACAAAGTACTAAGCCTAGCTTATATCTCAGAATCATGCTGTATTATCTGATACTGTTTTTCTGAGAAGATTTATAACCCAGAAAAAGTCACGCTATAATTTTTGCTTCTGAAATTGTATACcggttgttttattttgttacataCCTTTCATTGGTTTTAAGTATGCTTTTTCAATAGTCCAAAATTTCTCAGAGTCTATTTGAGTTTGTAAGTATTATACCATTATCTTTCCCACACCCTTTATATTACGGTTGCTACATATCAGGTTTTTAAAGAACAGATGTTGGGCTGAGAATggatggagaaaaggagaaaggaagatagATCTGTGCATACCATGACTGAAGAATTAGATTTACAGTTCTGCGATGGGGAGAGGGACAGAAAAAGTCTTgacaggtttttaaaataaaaatgataagcaATGCAAGGATGactgtttcttgctttttttcgATGGGGTCCACACTGAGTGGCCAGGCTGTATGTCTGCAGTCCCCATGTCCAAGAGCATCTAGGACAGGGCTTCTCAACCTCTGCACTAGTGACATTTGGGGCAGGATAATTCTCTGCTGTGGGGACTATCCTAGGCGTTGTAGGAGGGTTAGCAGGATCCCTGgcctactagatgccagtagcctCTCCCTTACCACTGTCACATTGCCAAGTGCTGCCCGGGAGCAAAATCAGTCCTGGTGGAGAGTCACTGACCTAAGGTGAAACAGAGAGTTCTGGTGTTGGTGCAGCTGTTTCACAGCCTTCCTGGGAGCGGAGAATGTTTCATTGCATATGTTGTATCTGGGTGTTGGTTGGTTTGTATGGACGTGTGTTCCATCTGACTGCCTTCCTGGAATGTGCAGAGTTCCAGGGGCTGCATGTCCCCTGGGGAACTGGTGTGGAGGAAACGTACGTGGAAGGCAGCCTGGTTGGCCCCGAGGAAACCTTAGTTTCAAGGGCCACGTTTTCAAGGCCTCTCGTGTAGGGATGTGCGTTCTCTCCAGTGGCTTTTCTGGATGGTTGCATCCAcatattgtttttttcctctgtctcttggggtcttttcctccctcttctgGCCAACCTGCTCCACGGTATCTGAAGAGAGCTGGTATCTGACTTCTCCATCCATTATTGGAGAATCTGAGATTGATGTGTTACAGCTCACTGTCACATCTCAGCTGCAGGCATTCCCAGACATCATTTCCTAGATGCATTGCTACGAAGAGACAGGGACACAGCTTTCTCCTGTTAGCCTGATGTGAAGGTACTTCTGAATGAGCTGGAGGTGGCTCGAAAACCACCCCAGAGGGCAAACTGTCATCCACACAGATGGCAAAAGCTCAGGGAAGCGTCCATTCCTCTTCATGGTGGGTGCTGTCACAAGGGGTGCCAGCCTCCCTTCAGAGGTACTTCCTGATCGGGATGGTGGACACAGGAAGGTCTGCGTGGGTCTGAGAGCCGGGAGGCCCCAGGAACCTGTGTCTGGCTTATCCTGGATCTGCGGTCTTGATCACCTCCCACAAGTTTTCAGGGCATGGGGTGATCTTAGTGGCTTGCCTTAGCTGGTGATCTGTGATCTGAATGCCACACAGTGAGGAGGCTAATGGATATCTTTGCCCACAAGCTGTGGGACTTTGGACAAGTGTCTTGTCTTCCCTGGGCCCATTTCTTTCTGCTGTAGAAGGACTGTGTTTGGCTCAATCATCATTCCCTGTTGTGTGTTCTGGGAATGCTGGCCATGGAAAAGGCTCTTTGGGGAAAAAGGGCCTGTTAAATTGGTTTGGCAAATGTTACGTCCTGCAGTACTTCCTTTGAGATTTATAATGCACATGAGCATATGAGAGGCTTTCTGGAATTCTCTGCACCCAGATGCCCATGGGGCTTACTGCCTACTTTTCTCCAGTGTCACCCCCCAGAGGCTCTTCCTGATCACCCTGAAGGTGAGCCCTTCTCACCTCCTGTTCTtcaccctgctttatttttcttcttattttctgaCATTATaccatatacatatttttcatcCTCTGTTCTGGCTCCACCGAAAATGTCACCTCGGTGTCAGCAAGGACttggtccatttttttttttttttggcagcttTATTcagagcacctggcacatagtaggtgctgccACTTTCCATCTCAGCTTCAGGCATTCTTGGACATCATTTCTGAGGTCAGCTGCATTGCTGCAAAGAGACAAGCACACAGCTTTCTCCTGCTGGCTCGTAAGTgcccaataaaaatgtattgaatgtATAGACTTTGTTTAACTCAGGGATTTCCAAATGGATCTAATTAGGGACCTTTTCCACACCCACCCATTAAAATCCAGCAGAACACACTTGAGGAATCGCCGGGAAATCAAAAGTCCTGACAGCTGTGGCCTCCTGAGATTCATTGTCTTAGGACGAGCTGCTCCCTTCTGAATGTGCTGACAACGTGGCATCAGactgaaaaccaaaccaaacggACTGACTTGACCACTCTCCATGATGGAGGACCCAAGCCCTGGGCCAGGCTGACCCCGGGGGCTGCCTCAGTTGGCCTTTGTTATGTGGCCTGGTTGCTGTTTCCCTGAAGTTGGCTTTCTGTGAAGATGCCTCACAGACTTGTGGCGTTTGGTGAATTTTCTCTGAACACACTTATAGAAGTGAGTGTGATGCTCATGCCGGGAGAAGTGCTTAGATCTCAGGTCAGTTTTCCTTCCAACTGTAGCTTCGTCACAGCTGcactgtccttccttccttctcctcccctcccccactccctcccctctcctctctctctctccctcctcccctcccctccccctctcccctcccctactccctcccttcccccactccctcccctccccctctcccctccccctcactaccctccccctctcccctcctccctccctctcacatcccctcccccctccccctcccatcccctctgcttccctcccctccctctcccctcccctctcccctcccccctccccctcccatcccctctgttccctcccctccccctcctccccttcccttccccctcctcccctccccctcctcccctccccctcctcccctcccctctccctcctcccctcccctctccctcctcccctcccctccccctccctcccttcccctcccctccctccccacccctcccctcctccttccttccttccttccctttttttgagacacagtttcactctgccttccaggctggagtgcagtgacgcaatctcggctcactgcagcctccacctccctgattcaagtgattctcatgcctcagcctccccagtagctggaattacaggagtgcgccaccacacctggctaaattttgcatttttagtagagacggggtttcactatgttggctaggctggtgttgaactgctgacctcaagtgatctgcccgccttggccttccaaagtgctgggttacaggcatgagccgccgcgcccagccccctTGCTTTTtctgtgctgggtgcagtgggggcACTTTACCTGTGTTGGTCTCAGGTATTCATCACAAAATGAGGAACTTCCGTTTTGCTGGTGAAGAGATTGAGGCTCAGATGGGAagcccttctcccaccctccgtGCTTGCAGACATAACAAGCGCTGTCCTTCTGTAACTCCACACCGGAATATGCAGCATGGTTTTTCCTAGGAGCTAAATGGTCCTTGTCAGGGcctttaaaacaagaaataagtcCACGAATCCTCAGAAGGGCTTTTCATGTACTGCCTTTTAGAGCCTGTGGTTCAGTTGATCCACGCATTTCCAGCGATACAGCCGCATCCCATTTTCAGTATCTCAGGATGCTTGTGGATTGATTTCGGCTTTGCCATCTCATGCTTGTCCATGCGGAAGTGAGTCATTTCAGGACATGTGGCTTCAAATGACAGAAGCCCACTCCAACTTGCTTAAGGAAAGATAGGCATTATTGAAAGCAGACTGGCATGTTGTATATACCTGAAGGTCACAGTGTGTGGCCAGGCTCCCCAACCAGGAACTGCAAAGCAGCAAATCTGTCTCTTTTTGTGGAGGGCTGTTTCCTCCGTGCCCTTCTgcttcctccatctcttcctgCAGGACTGGCTTTCTCTGTGCATGTGGCTACCCTGCAGCTTTCAAATGTATTGCACCCAGTTCAACTAGTCAGTCCCGAATGACCACCCAAAGGTGACTGTCACTCAAGGCCACAGGACCTGCTTTGGGAAGCAGTGCCCAAGCACGAATCTTTCCCATGAATAGCAGGCTTTAGCTTCACTGCTGTATCCTGGAGCCTGGAGCAGTGCCTAGCATCTAACAGGCACTGAGTAGCATTCATGGAAATGGATGGGTCCAGCTGGTTCAGCTGCACTCCCCAGGCAGTGGTCTACACTGCAATCACAGTCATGCTCCAGTCTTGTGCCTTAGGCACCTGCTCATGGCTCCCCTTCATCAGAACTGCAACCaatcagaggaaaggaaaaatcaaaatcGAGGTTAGGTGGAGTACCAACTGTGGGCCCAGCACTGTGGACAATGGAAAGGCCATTCTGTCCTCAAGGATTTCAGTTAAATTCAAGATCAAagcgggctgggcacagtggcttacgcctgtaatcccagcactttgggaggccaagtcgggtggatcactggaagtcagttcgagaccagcctgaccaacatggtgagacaccttctctgctaagaatacaaaattagctgggtgtggtggcacgcgcctgtaattcccagctacttgggaggctgaggcaggagaatcgcttgggaggctgaggcaggaggtggaggttgcagtgagccaagtttgcaccattgcactccagcctgggcaacaagagcgaaactccgtctcaaaaaagaaaataaagagaagatcAAAGCTAAAGAAGGAAATTGACTAGGGGACACCATCTCTCAGCAAAGTTGGGCTTCCCAAAGACCAAGGACCAGAAAGTCACCAGGAGGCAGCGGTCTCTGAGGCTCATTTTTCGTGGTTGCGTATTTAAGCAGTTAGCTCCATTCTCTCTCTGCAGAGTGGCTTCTCCTGCCTCACGTGTCTGTGACCCACCCTGACAGCCCCCAAACAGTCACCTAACCCCTGAGACCACATCACTCAGAACTGACCTCTCCATCCCAAGCCAGGCTCCTGGGAAAGACTTGTCTAGCCAAACTCAGCTTCTGATTGGTTCTCCCTGGGTATCCCGGATACATACCTCAGATCCAATCAGCTGTGACCTGAAAGCATGGACGTCACATGATCCCAACAAGCTGCTGAGATCTGTCCTTTCGAGTAGGGTGGGAGTGCTGAGTGGGACTTTAAAAAACTGGAATTCATTCAGATTTCTTGTTGCCGTTCTTTCATAGCCCTGGGGCCGTGTGGGTTGCTACTTGCATTTCCCCCATGTTTGTGCTCTTATGTTTACTTTAGGGACAAAAACATGATTGGGAGGAAAGAAATGAACTAGAGTCTTCTGGTTCTTGCCTTCTTagcttctcccttttttttttccccttcttccctcccctcccctcccttcccttccttttccttctcctcccttccccttccccttctttccttccctccctccttccttccttcctttccttcccttccttcccccttctatttatcttccttcctcctttctatccttctttttcttcgtttcttcttttcttttctagtccaaagagaaagagagagtcctGAGGATGATAATGATAGCTCTGAACCAATAAACAAACAGGGCAAATGTGCTTTGGGGAATTTTGAGTGAAGGTGGGCTCCTGCTTTGGCAGGTGGTTTTAACTCAGTATTGCAGAGAACTTCCTTGCCTCGAGGCACTATTTAGGACTCCAAACCTGTGGTTAAGGTTTCCAGCTAACattctttctgccttcattttagaAAGAGGTGAGCCTATGCTTTATATTGTGTATACCAGATATCTATTATAATCCTCTgaataatatgaataattttCTACTTGATCATTTCCACACATACAAGCAGGGGTCCTAAATGCTATTTCCGTTGCACTCCTCTCTGTGGGAAGAGTCATGAAGTGTTGAGGCCAAAGGGGGGCTGATCTCTAGTGAGTTGAAGATTGAGCTCTATATCGGTTTCCTATGAACTCTCTAACAAATTATTACAAACTTGGTGACCAATAACAACAGAGACTTGttctctcagagttctggaggccagaagcccaAAATCATATTAACTGGCCTGAAATCAAGGTGTAAGCAGGGGACTGCATCCTTCAGGGGCTCTAGGGAGAGTCCATCCCTTGCTTCTTCCTGATTCTGGTGTCTGCCGGCCTTCCTGGACTTGTAGATTcatcactcccatctctgcctctggaatcacattgcctcctcctcttctgtaTATACTCTCCCCCTCTTTTGCTTGTGAGGACATTTGTGGTTGGCATTAAGGGCCCACCTGGCAAACCCAGGACAATTCCATCCTCTTCAatccttaatcacatctacaaaaacTTTACCATACAAGGTAATATTCACTGGTTCCAGGGATTAGAGTCTGATACCTTTGGGGACCACCAATCAGCCCACCCAAGCCTCACAACTCCTTCTCCCCCGTGGAGGGTCTAGACTAGGGAGACACCCCAAAAGGTGAGAGCTCTTCCAGAAAGTCATTTCTCAACTCATCTGGGTCCTtgctcttctcttctattttcttcccatttatCCTCTGGTTGGGAAGAAGCACAGAAAAGTAACAGGAAAGCAAGCCCAGCCCAGAGACATGAGACACAAAGAGCCATGGGTCGGCTCAGGAGTGGGCCGGGGAACAGACCAGGCCTCTGGGTGTCTGTCCCATGCCACAAAGCCAATCCCAACATCTCCCCTTTTAATAATGTATTGCATAAGGAAAGTGAAAGTTTCGAACTTTAGTCACTGCTGCCAATCTTGAGATAAGCAGGTGACTCGGTGCCTGTCATCCCTTCCCTGTCCACCGGAGCTTGTTAGGAAAACATCTGGGCCTGGGAATTACTCTTCCAACCAGGTTGACGCAGACTCCTCAGCAGGCTAGCTCCATGCCCACCAGTAGCAGGAAGGCTTCCTTTGGACTTGGGTCTGTTTTCCCAGACACTCACTCCACGGTCAAGACCCTGACCCCAGAGGTCTCCATTCCCCTCCTATGTCCCATCTTCAACAGCTTGAGATCCCCTGGGCATTTCTTATTCATTGCACTGCTTTTCTGGGCTGCACAGACTCACTTTCCCGCTCCAGGGGGACATGCTCACCCACCCCCACACACTTACATAGCCTGTCAGTTCTGGGGGCAGAAGACAAGCTGCACTGAGCTTCCTCCTGGGCCAGTTCTCAGGAGAGGGAGATAGGAAGGATGCCTAGACAGGTAGAAAGCTGCTGTTCAAACAACCAGAACTTTCTTTTGGGCGCATGGGTTGACAGGGACAACCCCTGAACTTGAGAAGTGCAAGTCTTCATTCAAAGTCTGGAAAAGCTCTTTACACTGAAATGTATGGGGGGGTATGTAAGAACTCAGGCCTTGGAGCCAGGCAACCTGGGCTCAAAGCCCAGCTCTACCGCTTACTAGCAGCGTGACACAGGGCACTTACATTAACCTAAAGCCTCTGTGAGCTGACCTACAGATGGCATTATTACCAGACTTGGGTCCAGACAAAATGGGGTGATGTGTGAAATGCTTAGCACAACACTGGGCATAAATATTCAGtacatattagctattattattgccattttctcCTAAGAAAGTCAGTATTGGAAGAGCTGCTAAAGTAACTCAGCACCCAAATGtactacatataaaatattttattacaaaaagcTCCATTGCATGGCATTTCAAAAAGAACAGAACATTtcctacagttttcttttcttttttttttttttttttgctgttacacAAAAGAGACTAGTTAAGTGTACCATTTAAGACTATTATGCATCACGTGCCTAAGTTCATCAGGCCTTAAGCCCTCAAAGAACAACAGCATCAGGGGCTCTGCGAGAGCCACCACCTGAGCCTCACCGCTTAGTTCATAAAACAGCCCTGTGTCCTTTCTACAAAGCCAGGTCGTATTTCCTACCCACAGTTCAGGACTCCAGCGTAGACAGCAAACACAAAACTTGTTTCCTTTTTGAAACAAAACAGTCTTAGtagaagcaaaacaaacaacCGCAATCTAAACCAGCCGCGAGGAACCCTTTCCTAGCTGGAAAGGAGAATGTGTCGCCTGTGATTCGGAGTGAAGAGGATGGGAAGATGCCTGTGCCACACCCTTGAGTGTGGTCCACAGATTCACCAGCTCCAAGGCAGCATCTCTTTCCAAAGCACCTGCAGCAGGAGGCTGTGTGGGGCAACAAAGTCACTCCCGATACACAGAATCCCCCCCACCATCCAAATGGCTCCATGCACAGCTGGCCCCTCCGCTTCTCAACCGTGGCTCACGTGGCTTTGTTAGAGTCTTGGGGTCAAAAGGTGTGAGAGACAGGAGGGAGCGTGGCTCAAGTGGGGCCATTCAGTCGGGTGGCCGGGTGTCGGGGGCCTTCTCCTGGACTTCATCGTACTGCGGTGGAGGAGTCAAAGGCTCTATCGAGGGAGGAGGGACGTTTTTGTCCGGGAGGTTGATCCTAAAGTCTTTGAGGTGAAGCTTTTCAGATTTAATCCTTCGAACTTTCAGCGGTTTCAGTCGTTTGGCCAACTTAGAGTTCTGCCTGTCAGGGGGGTTCCCGGGGCTGGCCTCCACGTCAGCCCTGGTGGATGTGGGGGTGGTCTCGTCAAGCCCCGTCAGTGACTCATAGGACGGGAGAGAGATGCTCAACCTCGGGTTCTGCTCCTCTCCCCTTGCTTCTGAGTAGTTTGTGTTCATCACTTCCTCGTAGCTGGGGACATAGTACCTTGAGGcagcctcctcatcctcctcttcttcctcctgacTGCAAGAAGACACACAGACAGGGAGAGTGTTAGCCTGCACTCAAGTCATTCAAAATCCCAAAGAAATGGGCTCCAAAGAGTCCACACACAGCAACCTTGTAAATAACAAATGGGTCTTAGaggcaataaaagcaaacacTTCAAGTGTTTACTATGAGCTGGGCTCTCTTCTAAGTATTTTAACAAATATGAACCAATTTCAGATTCCTAACAACACTATGAGTTAAGTTCTATTCATGCAAGACAGGTGAGTCCCCAGATTGGGGCTTAGcctgggagggttcttggcttcatcCAGGAAGGAATTGAAGGGTGAGCCAGTGGCGTTAGACCACAATTCTTTATTGAAGGGCACTGCTTCTTGTGGAGCAGGGCTAACTCATAGGCAGTACACCCAGAGTCAGCCACATAGGGGCTCTTGGAAAttgtatttatacccacttttagtc
Protein-coding regions in this window:
- the TMEM51 gene encoding transmembrane protein 51 isoform X1 is translated as MMAQSKANGSHYALTAIGLGMLVLGVIMAMWNLVPGFSAAEKPTAQGSNKTEVGGGILKSKTFSVAYVLVGAGVMLLLLSICLSIRDKRKQRQGEDLAHVQHPTGTGPHAQEEDSQEEEEEDEEAASRYYVPSYEEVMNTNYSEARGEEQNPRLSISLPSYESLTGLDETTPTSTRADVEASPGNPPDRQNSKLAKRLKPLKVRRIKSEKLHLKDFRINLPDKNVPPPSIEPLTPPPQYDEVQEKAPDTRPPD